ATcaaagttttaataaatatatataatatttttagttttgaatcGATGtgggataaataatttttatttcttttaaaattgcTGATAACACAATAtccaagacaaaaaaaaaaaactatgtatCAACAAAGAAAACTAACTGATCTTATTACTACAAAGTCAACTTGAACAATTAGAACTTGACCTGATTTTAGGTGTGGTCCGTTTTTGGCTATACATACATTTTCACAAATAAACTGTTCGAGACTAACAAAGaaagtttcatttttgaatGAAGTTACACGACAcagttcttattttattattagtttactCAAGAGTTGCTCAATGAATTTGTTGATTCGGAATCACGGTATGATGCCACAgataatgaatcaaaataaaaatatatatattataatttaaaatcccctatacacaaaaataaaaatataactcaTTGCTACAATCTAATAATGTAAATCATTAAATACTATCTAATAAgtgatttattttatcattaattttttttgcattCTTCATGTGCTTAATATATCTTCTCTTAATTGATGCAAGTTGGGATAtacttctcttttatttttaacattttaattttatcctttaattttataaataaaaaataaagataaaattcaCAAATGTATATATAAAGATGTCCAAGAAAAGATTTCAcatttcaaaagttttaaatagataaaaatttgttatgaaattttattattaagttttgaaGGTGGAAAATCATAATAAGATACAATGTTTAACTATTGCAACCactttaaaaactactttgtttatcatttatcaatatttattacaaatttataaatttatcaaaaattcttcatgaattattaattttttctttaaatattttgatcatTTCACTTAAAATCATACGACATAAATAATCTTTTATCATCTTTTCTATCATATGCTAAGATGTGAATAATGGATGGTAaaagtacaaaataataataataataataataatgaatacattttgtttttattatttattttttactattagtAACCACTCGATATCTTTGCACAAGGTTGAGGTCATGGTGATGGTAGTGCCCCAAATAGCATTTTCCTAATAGGTGAATTCATGactttttatataatgttaGAAAACTTAGgtgattttagggatttttaaataatattggaAACTTGGAAGTCAGAATTTAGGACAAAacacaactatatatataatctatattacaatttaaaaacccttatacaaaaaaattctaCACCACCATGAAatgcatttaaaaagaaaaagaaaatgaaaatccttGTTATAGTCTAATAATGAAACCATCAACCCATACTACCAATTTATTAAGTGATTTATTTaacctttaattattttttatattttttatttgcacAATATATCATCCCTTAATTAATGTAAGTTGGAATGTacttttttcttcataattttaattttgttttttaattttagaatagaaaataaagacgTTTAATTAATATAAGTTGTGATATACTTTCTTTGCgtattttctaagaattttaattttttatttaattttaaataaaaaataatatatatgagtgatgataaaatttacaaaataataaaatacaatgtTTTTCCATCAAAACAACTTCTCCCATCGAGATACCAATAATCTAACCATGGTGGATGAAGTTATTAACTCTAGCCCCCAATGATCTAACCATGGTGGACGAAGTTACTAACTCTAGCCCACTTGATTCTTTGAGGAATACTGCCCAAAGTTTTGGGGAAACCAGAGGCTGCGGCCAGCAGTTCTCATAGCTTTGTTTGGTTTGAATTGGAATGACTACTCTATCCTTAGATTTGTAAGATTGACCACTGATTCATGTGGGTATAATTGGGTATTCACCTACACAGTTTGTCCTCAGTCTAAGTGTTGCTGTGTTGGGGCAGCCCATTGTTTGGTTTGTGAACCCACTTAACGCCCAAAGAGTACGGAGGATGAAACCGCTGTTTTCCAATGGGGCTATGTGTAAGGCCGGACTTCAAGCACGtgtcaatttctttgtttagtCTGCATCCTACCACACAGTCTACACGAACATATTTCactggaattttctttttcaaaaagtataaattaaaaaaatatcttttatgattatttgttcaattaaattaattgagAGTTTAATTTTGGGCGTTGTACCAACTTTATCGCCTCTTTATCCCCTATGTGACCAAATCTgccatattttttcaaataatttcccgACCCTTTTAGGATTTGTTTTCAATTGCTGTAAAACTTCCCAaaaatcctataaaaaaaaggtaGGTTTGAGAATTTCTTAATGCGCTTGAGCTTGGGAAGTTGACCTGCTTAGCCATATGTATTCTAACatagaaattataaattaaattaaaatgtattttcaaagcTTTTCTAGCTAAATGATGTGGGTTTTACAAAGACCCAGTCACAATTTACAGCAATTCCAATTTTCCCAACCCTGAGCAATTGGTTGTAATTCGTGAGTCTCCAAGCAAAAATTCCACGAAATTGCTTCACTGCAGTTTCTTCATCTCAATTTTCCATAACTTTCTTGGAATATGCCCTCCCTGGATGCTTCAAGAGCAGGCTGATGATCATCCATCTTCATATCTTCTTCTTCAGTTGGGTCCCCAGCAGCTCAAGTACATGACAGTCCTCAGAGACTCCTCTGACTTCTTGGCCTTCTCCTCTCTCACTCTGCTGGAAACCATGgcggaagaggaagaagagagcTTCTTGGCTTGAGCAAAGGACCTGAGGTTGGTCTTGGCATGCTGGTGAATAGACCTCAGAGTGTAGTTCCATCTGCAGAAGCCCTGATCCTTGAGTGCCTCCACTGCTCCCACACTTGCTGCCACTAACCAAGCTTTCCCCATATGACTcatctt
The window above is part of the Vitis riparia cultivar Riparia Gloire de Montpellier isolate 1030 chromosome 12, EGFV_Vit.rip_1.0, whole genome shotgun sequence genome. Proteins encoded here:
- the LOC117927032 gene encoding uncharacterized protein LOC117927032, whose product is MSHMGKAWLVAASVGAVEALKDQGFCRWNYTLRSIHQHAKTNLRSFAQAKKLSSSSSAMVSSRVREEKAKKSEESLRTVMYLSCWGPN